The Tubulanus polymorphus chromosome 1, tnTubPoly1.2, whole genome shotgun sequence genome contains a region encoding:
- the LOC141915038 gene encoding spectrin beta chain-like isoform X3 gives MTEIDTRWDGNAEDWEGGDNSSKLFERSRIKALADERETVQKKTFTKWVNSHLARVNCKINDLYVDLRDGRMLMRLLEILSGERLPKPTKGKMRIHCLENVEKSLDFLREMRVQMENMGCHDIVDGNSRLTLGLIWTIILRFQIQDITFEESDNSETKQAKDALLLWCQMKTAGYANVNVRNFTTSWKDGLAFNALIHKHRPDLIPYEKLTKVNPLYNLETSFSTAEDKLGLTQLLDPEDVNVEHPDEKSIITYVVTYYHYFSKMKAESVHSKRIGKVVGHAVENEHMMEEYESLTSDLLEWIQQTISTLNDRTFSNSLQGVQQQLAQFNSYRTVEKPPKFVEKGNLEVLLFTLQSKMRANNQKPYYPKEGKLISDINKAWERLEKAEHERELALREELIRQEKLEQLAARFDRKAGMRETWLSENQRLVAQDNFGYDLAAVEAATKKHEAIETDINAYEERVQAVIAVAEELKQENYHDFERIDARKENVLRLWTYLLELLRARRLRLELSLSLQKIFQEMLYILDWIDEIKSRLLSEDYGKHLMGVEDLLQKHSLLEADINVVGDRVKAVNGSAEKYVTGDLPEEAGDYRPCDTQIVTDRMSHLSAAYEELLQLAADRRSRLEDSRKMWQFYWDMADEEGWIKEKEQLMSSPDLGHDLTTVHLLINKHKGMEDELQARHSHLQGVIKVGEDLIEAGNFAADKIKIRIDEINQQWENLIELAAYRKKRLLEALDFYQFFADADDVDTWMLDTLRIVSSEDVGHDESSVQSLLKKHKDVTDQLENYRTVIDALREQASNLGEQDKDSQEVQGRLASIERRYNELLELAKLRKQRLLDALSLYRLYNDADTVEVWISEKEKLLATMVPGDDIEELEIIRHRFDGFEHEMQVNASKVENVNQIARQLLQVEHPNADDILARQQQLNDRWAHLQSIVEDKRKSLGTAYGIKTFHIEITETVTWIREKTKLVESTDELGNDLASVMVLQRKLSGMEKDLEAIEAKVDSLNAEADRLCDEKPEEAAAIREQVTRITEVWTELKDQLKERDEKLNESSELQKFLQNLDHFQAWLSRTQTAIASEDIPQDLVQAEQLLNEHQQIKEEIDGYAPEYEKMKDYGNKVTEGQSDAQYMFLSQRLQALDDGWNELHQMWDNQQNLLTQGMNLQVFLRDSIQCEVQLSKQENFLAKDDVPSTQVGRDKQGSLEQAENMIKEHEAFITTMDANDEKVNGVLQFAQRLIDENHFSGDKIHTKAQNIEERRNGNRQRAYEHLERLKDSLMLQQFMQDCDDIEEWLQDKKIAAEDETYRDAKNIHSKYMRHQAFESEITANKDRLNKCEQDGDELVRQKPEWNERIEERLNQLKTQWDELEDTTKDKGARLFDANKHVLYEQNIDDIDGWMKELETQVIPEEASENLAGVNILIKKQENQEQEMVIKQQQVETLEAEQTCLLDLDPHKREEIEMRKKAIEERFQRINAPLIERRNQLEQKKRIHQFLRDIEDEKLWIDEKMQLATSTNYGNSLLSVHMLLKKNKSLQSEIMNHEPRIHSVCDDGRLMISDGHPLSEEFQQKIDELLELWDDLLKAVEARKERLQQSEVAQQFYYDASEAEAWMSEQELYMMGEDRAKDENGANNMMKKHQNLEKTIEDYAETIRQLSDNSRELIDQEHPESETIATRQAQVDKLYAGLKDLMQERRSRLDEVLKLYTMNREIEDLLQWIAEREVVAGSHELGQDFEHVTMLLDRFKEFARDTQNIGSERVAEANDLCDQLINAGHSDAATIAEWKDGLNEAWTDLLELIETRTQALQASWELHKFFHDCKDTLERIYEKQNTIPEDLGRDAKTVAALQRKHANFEHDLVTLGAQVQTVQEDASKLIAGYAGDKAREIREREAEVVNAWRNLQMMCEYRKNKLADTNDLFRFFNMVRDLRLWMKDIITQMNTQEKPRDVSGVELLMNNHQSLKAEVDAREENFAICVNLGKDLLARKHYRQEEVREKLIQLTTERCTMMDQWEDRWEYLQLILEVYQFARDAYIAECWLIAQEPYLQNTDLGETLAEVEKLIKKHEAFEKAAATQEERFAALERLTTFELKERIRRRREKYASLGYDTGTSLSPQEGSFHEDDTINFELKERQKRQEEEYRRQHPEIDHGVSPRELRLQKMIEEFLPPPEKEPEPEIVHEPERGAGEPLVNGESEEPSRAPVEGEPKISTSEPSKARPVEKAQVSPTQEAAKPKKRSKSPFGSWSRKGRPKSHEDAPSVIEPVSGSPGDVEFHHEGILVRKHEWESTTKKASSRHWDKLYSVLNQSEFSFYHNQKQAKADPSARFHHEPAIDLAGSSVAVATDYHKRPHVLRLKLNNGGEYLLQCKDDDEMNVWLTKINTCIGEDGGSPSRAQTLPAKTDSPTRGEPKRRSFFTLGKKK, from the exons ATGACAGAGATAGATACTCGCTGGGATGGCAATGCTGAAGATTGGGAGGGAGGAGACAACTCCTCCAAGTTGTTTGAAAGGTCAAGAATTAAAGCCTTGGCAG ATGAACGTGAAACTGTACAAAAGAAAACTTTCACTAAATGGGTGAATTCGCATTTAGCTCGCGTGAACTGTAAAATCAACGATCTGTACGTGGATTTACGCGATGGTCGTATGTTGATGAGACTTTTAGAGATTCTCTCCGGAGAAAGACTG ccaAAACCGACTAAAGGAAAGATGAGAATTCACTGCTTAGAAAACGTAGAAAAGTCTCTTGATTTTCTACGTGAGATGAGAGTGCAAATGGAAAACATGGGATGTCACGATATCGTCGACGGAAACTCTCGATTGACCCTCGGTCTCATATGGACCATCATTCTGCGATTCCAA ATCCAAGACATTACATTCGAAGAAAGTGATAACTCGGAAACGAAACAAGCCAAGGATGCTTTGTTACTTTGGTGCCAGATGAAAACAGCTGGATACGCTAATGTCAATGTCAGAAATTTCACAACAAGTTGGAAAGATGGCCTTGCTTTCAACGCCCTTATCCATAAACACAG gcCTGACCTTATTCCATATGAAAAACTTACTAAAGTCAATCCTTTATATAACCTGGAAACTTCCTTTTCTACAGCTGAGGATAAATTGGGTCTTACACAACTTCTCGACCCTGAAG ATGTGAATGTTGAACATCCCGatgaaaaatcaatcattACCTACGTGGTAACTTACTACCACTACTTCTCTAAAATGAAGGCCGAATCTGTACATAGCAAGCGTATTGGAAAG GTTGTTGGTCACGCCGTAGAGAACGAGCACATGATGGAAGAATACGAGAGTCTAACGTCGGATCTGTTAGAATGGATTCAACAAACGATCTCTACTTTAAACGACCGAACATTCTCGAATTCCTTGCAAGGTGTACAGCAACAACTTGCGCAATTCAATTCCTATCGAACTGTCGAAAAACCACCCAA ATTCGTTGAGAAGGGCAACTTGGAAGTTTTGCTGTTTACTCTGCAGAGTAAAATGCGAGCAAACAATCAGAAACCATATTACCCTAAAGAAGGCAAGCTTATATCCGATATCAACAAGGCGTGGGAAAGACTGGAGAAAGCTGAACACGAACGCGAGCTGGCTCTCAGGGAAGAACTTATCAG ACAAGAAAAACTTGAACAACTGGCAGCTAGATTCGACCGTAAAGCCGGTATGCGTGAAACGTGGTTGAGTGAGAACCAGCGTCTCGTCGCTCAGGATAATTTCGGCTACGATTTAGCAGCCGTCGAAGCCGCAACGAAGAAACACGAAGCTATCGAAACGGATATCAACGCCTACGAGGAACGCGTGCAAGCGGTCATCGCCGTCGCCGAGGAACTGAAGCAAGAAAACTACCACGACTTTGAAAGAATTGACGCAAG GAAAGAGAATGTTCTACGTTTGTGGACGTACCTACTGGAATTACTGCGCGCTCGCCGACTCAGATTAGAGCTGTCCTTGTCTCTGCAGAAGATCTTCCAAGAGATGTTATACATCCTCGATTGGATTGATGAAATCAAG AGTCGTTTGTTATCGGAAGATTACGGTAAACATCTGATGGGTGTTGAAGACTTGTTGCAGAAACACAGTCTTCTCGAAGCCGATATCAACGTAGTCGGAGACCGAGTGAAGGCAGTGAATGGATCCGCTGAGAAATACGTTACCGGTGATCTACCTGAAGAAGCTGGAG ACTACCGACCGTGTGATACACAGATCGTCACTGATCGTATGTCACATCTGAGCGCTGCGTACGAGGAACTATTGCAACTAGCAGCCGACCGTCGCTCGCGTCTGGAGGATTCGCGTAAGATGTGGCAGTTCTACTGGGATATGGCCGATGAAGAGGGCTGGATCAAGGAGAAAGAACAGCTGATGTCATCGCCAGATCTCGGTCATGACCTCACAACAGTTCATCTTCTCATCAACAAGCATAAG GGTATGGAAGATGAACTCCAAGCTCGTCACAGTCATCTCCAGGGTGTGATAAAGGTCGGCGAAGATCTTATCGAAGCCGGTAACTTCGCCGCTGATAAGATCAAGATTCGGATCGACGAAATCAACCAACAATGGGAGAACCTGATCGAACTGGCCGCGTACAGAAAGAAACGTTTATTGGAAGCGCTCGATTTCTACCAG TTTTTCGCCGATGCTGATGATGTCGACACGTGGATGTTGGACACATTGCGTATCGTTTCGAGTGAGGATGTAGGACACGATGAATCCAGTGTTCAATCActattgaaaaaacacaag gATGTAACTGATCAATTGGAGAACTATCGTACCGTAATTGATGCATTGCGCGAACAGGCTAGTAACTTGGGAGAACAA GATAAAGATTCGCAAGAAGTTCAAGGTCGTCTCGCTAGTATCGAACGTCGCTATAACGAACTGCTTGAATTGGCTAAACTGCGTAAACAGCGATTGTTGGATGCTTTGTCTCTGTATAGATTGTACAATGACGCCGACACAGTTGAAGTGTGGATTTCTGAAAAG GAGAAATTACTGGCTACAATGGTTCCTGGTGACGATATtgaagaattagaaataattcgACATCGTTTTGATGGTTTCGAACACGAGATGCAAGTGAACGCTTCTAAAGTTGAAAACGTGAACCAAATAGCTCGTCAACTCCTGCAAGTTGAACATCCTAATGCCGATGATATCCTGGCCCGACAGCAACAACTCAACGACAG ATGGGCTCATCTGCAGTCAATCGTCGAGGACAAACGTAAGAGCCTAGGCACAGCATACGGCATCAAGACTTTCCATATCGAGATCACTGAAACAGTCACCTGGATTCGTGAGAAAACCAAACTGGTCGAATCGACCGATGAATTGGGTAATGATTTAGCCAGTGTTATGGTTCTACAACGTAAACTCAGCGGAATGGAGAAAGACTTGGAAGCTATCGAAGCGAAGGTCGATTCGTTGAATGCCGAAGCCGATCGTCTGTGTGACGAGAAACCGGAAGAGGCTGCGGCAATCAGGGAACAAGTTACACGCATTACCGAAGTGTGGACAGAATTGAAAGATCAG TTGAAAGAACGAGATGAGAAACTGAATGAATCGAGCGAATTACAGAAGTTCTTACAGAATCTTGATCACTTCCAAGCTTGGCTTTCACGTACCCAGACAGCGATCGCTTCTGAGGATATCCCACAAGACTTGGTACAAGCCGAACAGTTGTTGAATGAACATCAACAGATTAAAGAAGAGATCGATGGCTACGCGcctgaatatgaaaaaatgaaagattACGGAAACAAGGTCACCGAAGGACAAAGCGACGCTCAGTACATGTTCTTGAGCCAGAGATTACAGGCCCTGGACGATGGATGGAATGAGCTTCATCAGATGTGGGATAACCAACAAAATCTTCTCACTCAAGGCATGAACTTACAG GTGTTCTTACGCGATAGTATCCAATGCGAAGTACAGTTAAGCAAGCAAGAAAACTTCCTAGCTAAAGATGATGTACCT AGCACCCAGGTTGGACGTGATAAACag GGCTCTTTGGAGCAGGCGGAGAATATGATCAAGGAACATGAAGCGTTCATTACAACGATGGATGCTAATGATGAGAAAGTGAACGGCGTATTACAGTTTGCGCAGCGTCTGATCGATGAGAATCATTTCTCCGGTGATAAGATCCATACCAAGgcccaaaatattgaagaaag ACGAAATGGTAATAGACAGAGAGCTTATGAGCATTTAGAACGGCTCAAAGACTCGCTGATGTTGCAGCAATTCATGCAGGACTGTGATGAT ATCGAAGAATGGCTGCAAGATAAGAAAATAGCCGCAGAAGATGAAACTTACCGAGATGCCAAGAATATCCATAGTAAATACATGAGGCATCAAGCATTCGAATCCGAAATTACTGCTAATAAAGATCGTTTGAACAAGTGTGAACAG GACGGAGATGAACTGGTCCGTCAGAAACCTGAATGGAATGAACGCATCGAGGAACGCCTCAATCAGTTGAAAACACAATGGGACGAACTGGAAGATACGACCAAAGATAAAGGGGCGCGTCTGTTCGACGCTAATAAACATGTACTGTACGAACAGAATATTGATGATATCGACGGTTGGATGAAAGAACTCGAAACGCAGGTCATTCCAGAAGAAGCGAGCGAGAATTTGGCTGGTGTGAATATATTGATCAAGAAACAGGAG AATCAAGAACAAGAGATGGTCATCAAACAGCAACAGGTCGAAACATTAGAAGCGGAACAAACTTGTCTGTTAGATCTCGATCCGCATAAACGTGAAGAAATCGAGATGAGAAAGAAAGCTATTGAAGAAAG ATTCCAGAGAATAAATGCACCATTGATCGAACGTCGTAATCAACTGGAACAGAAGAAACGTATTCATCAATTCCTACGAGATATCGAGGACGAGAAACTGTGGATCGATGAGAAGATGCAGCTGGCGACGTCGACTAACTACGGAAATAGTTTACTCAGCGTTCACATGCTgttgaaaaagaataaaagcCTTCAATCGGAGATCATGAACCACGAGCCGAGAATTCATTCTGTGTGCGACGACGGACGTCTGATGATCAGCGACGGACATCCTCTCTCCGAGGAATTCCAACAGAAAATCGACGAATTGCTCGAATTGTGGGACGATTTACTGAAGGCGGTGGAAGCGCGAAAAGAAAGATTGCAGCAATCAGAGGTTGCTCAACag TTCTACTACGATGCTTCCGAGGCCGAAGCCTGGATGAGCGAACAGGAGCTTTACATGATGGGCGAAGATCGGGCTAAAGATGAGAACGGCGCCAATAATATGATGAAGAAACACCAGAACCTAGAGAAGACTATTGAAGATTACGCCGAGACTATTCGTCAACTTAGCGATAATAGTCGGGAACTGATTGACCAGGAACATCCCGAGAG CGAGACAATTGCTACTCGTCAAGCGCAAGTCGATAAATTATACGCCGGATTGAAAGATCTGATGCAAGAAAGACGATCGCGTTTAGACGAAGTTCTGAAATTATACACGATGAATCGCGAGATCGAAGACTTGTTGCAGTGGATCGCTGAACGTGAGGTGGTCGCTGGATCACATGAGCTAGGACAAGACTTCGAACACGTCACG ATGTtgttagatcgttttaaagaATTCGCTCGTGACACGCAGAATATCGGTTCAGAACGCGTCGCTGAAGCTAATGACCTCTGCGATCAGCTGATCAACGCCGGTCATTCGGATGCGGCTACGATAGCTGAGTGGAAGGACGGCCTCAATGAGGCCTGGACAGACCTGTTAGAACTGATTGAGACGAGGACACAGGCTCTGCAGGCTTCTTGGGAACTTCACAAGTTCTTCCATGACTGCAAAGACACCTTGGAGAGAATCTAC GAAAAGCAAAATACTATTCCCGAAGATCTTGGCCGCGATGCTAAAACGGTAGCTGCTCTCCAAAGGAAACATGCTAATTTCGAACATGATTTAGTCACACTTGGTGCTCAG GTCCAAACGGTCCAAGAAGATGCCTCCAAGCTCATAGCTGGATATGCCGGTGATAAAGCCCGTGAAATACGTGAACGTGAGGCTGAAGTCGTCAACGCCTGGCGTAATTTACAGATGATGTGCGAATATCGTAAAAACAAACTCGCCGATACGAACGATCTGTTCAGATTCTTTAATATGGTGCGAGATTTACGTTTATGGATGAAAGATATCATCACACAGATGAATACACAAGAAAAACCAAG agATGTTTCCGGCGTTGAACTGTTGATGAATAATCATCAGTCGTTGAAAGCCGAAGTGGATGCACGCGAAGAAAACTTCGCGATCTGCGTGAACTTGGGAAAGGATCTTCTGGCGAGGAAACATTACAGACAAGAGGAG GTTCGAGAGAAATTGATACAGCTTACCACAGAACGATGTacgatgatggatcaatgggAAGATCGATGGGAATATTTACAACTGA ttttggaagtttatCAGTTCGCTCGAGACGCTTACATCGCTGAGTGCTGGCTCATAGCGCAGGAACCATACTTACAAAATACTGACCTTGGC GAAACGTTAGCCGAAGTTGAGAAATTGATTAAGAAACACGAAGCGTTTGAAAAGGCTGCAGCTACGCAAGAGGAAAGATTCGCCGCATTGGAACGTTTGACTACG TTTGAACTGAAAGAACGCATACGACGCCGGCGAGAGAAATACGCGAGTCTCGGCTACGACACGGGCACGTCGTTAAGCCCGCAGGAGGGTAGCTTCCACGAGGATGATACTATTAAT TTCGAGTTGAAAGAAAGACAGAAACGTCAAGAAGAAGAATATCGTCGCCAACATCCAGAAATTGATCATGGCGTCTCGCCGCGAGAATTACGGTTACAGAAAATGATCGAGGAGTTCCTTCCTCCACCGGAGAA AGAACCAGAACCAGAAATTGTGCACGAACCAGAACGAGGTGCCGGTGAACCGCTAGTCAATGGAGAATCAGAAGAACCATCAAGAGCTC CGGTTGAAGGAGAACCTAAAATATCGACCAGCGAGCCGTCTAAGG CGCGTCCAGTTGAAAAAGCCCAAGTAAGCCCCACCCAGGAGGCAGCGAAACCTA AAAAGCGTTCCAAGTCGCCGTTTGGCTCGTGGTCGCGTAAAGGTCGACCGAAATCACATGAAGATGCACCATCTGTAATAG